The DNA window GGACCCCTATCTCTGGCGTTTACCTGGTGCTTCTGCTTTTTGTGCTACCCTGGTACATTCCTTTCATCTGGATTGCGAGAAATTCAAGGATAAAAGGAAAGCCACGCTGGATGTTTTACATAGTTCCTCTGGCAATCGGACTGCTTTCTCTAATCCATTTTCTTGTTGGAGTGGTGCTCACAATAAAGTTCCTTAGAAAGTTTAAGCAACATGGCTTTGTGGACGAAAAAATAAAACCAGAGATTAGCTGGGTGAGGAGTGCAATGCTCGCCACAGGCATCCACGCTTCGCTAACTCCATTCCTTTTCCCAATAGCGCCTTCGATGCTGGGAATAATTTCAGCCCTCATGTTAACATCATCTTACTCCTGGCTAAACTTCTGTGCAGTGATATTGTTAGGAGTAGGAGTTATTGCATACTTTCTCATCTTCGTGGTTGCCACGAAACTCGTTGGAGAGTATGCAAGGACATGGGAAGGAAATGTGGAACTTATCTGGATTGCACCTAAAATGCTCTGCGAACACACAGAAATGTCTGTAGAAGGAAAGATGGACCCAGCAAAATTAAAAGCGAAACTCTCTGAGAAACTTGCAAATTCTGGTTATACAATTGCACAAACCTATCCGAAGTTGGGAGATGCTGAAACACTCCACTTCACTGGAAAAGATCTGGAATTCGCAGTTTTATTTAAGAGAACTGGAAAAGGGAACCTCTCAGTGGAAATCTTTGCGCTTAGACTCAAGGGAGATTTATTTGAGACCTGGAGTTCTGACACAGCTCAGATTGATTTCATACAACAAGCGATAATAATGGCATCTGAAGAATGTAAGAAAGAGTAGGAAAATGAACACACAAAATAATTAAATACCAAAACTATCTGTTTGAACTGAGAGTATGAAAACAGAGAGATTTCCACCAGCATTTGTAAACAGAGAACGAGAACTGGAGATTATGAAGTCGGCGATGGAAAGGGCAAGAGAAGGAAAAGGGAGCACGATTTTGATCACTGGTGATGTCGGTGTCGGGAAAACAAGGCTTGCTGAAAAATTTGTTGAAATCTGCGAGGACGAAGGTTTTGTTGTGCTTTCATCCCTTTGTCTCGGTAGTAATGAACCAGCATACTTCCCTGTGCTCACAGTACTTGAGAATTATGCAAAAAAAGTTAGAGAGCATACAGAAGAGTATGTACCACTGGGACTTGCAGGCTTTCAGGGACTGGAAGTGGAAGAGAGGACGCCTGCTGGCCTTGCTAAAGAGAGAACAAGGATTCTTGAGTACTTGCTACGACAGTTTGTAGAAATAGCAAGGAAACAGCCAGTGCTTTTTGTGATAGATGATTTGCATCTTGCTGATTCTGCAACACTTGCATTCTTTCACTATCTTGCTAGAAATGTGCAAAGTGAAAGGATTGTAGTGGTAGCCACACATGTTGAGGAGCATGCCTCAACAGACAGCATATTTGCAAAGACATTAAGAAATATGAACATTGAGAAACTCTATACTCTTCTAAGGCTTGAGAATTTTGGTGAGAAGGAGACAGTTGCGGTAGTTGAGCACTTTGGCTTTGCGAATTCGACAGAGATTGGAAAATACATTTATGAAAGGACATCTGGCAACCCATTGTTTGTAATTGAATTTTTAGAGGTAATAAAGGAGGACAGAATCCAGAACATAGAAACTATCAAGAGAATGGGGTTGCCAGCAACCGTTAAGAATCTCATAGAGCTCAGGGTCTCAAAGCTGGATGAGAGAACAAGGCGTGTGCTGGTGGAGATAGCGATTCTGGGTAAAGTGTGCGAGTACGAAGTGATGAAAAAATTTGTGGATTTAAGTGAAGGAGAATTACTAGATGCAATGGATGAGCTGATGGCACAGAATTTCATCATTGAGCTTGGAGATGGGGAAGAGTATAAGTTTGTAAGCAGCACAGTTTACGATGTAGTATATGGAAAGCTCACAAGTTCTCGCAAAAGGTTGATGCATCAAAAGGCAGGGAAAATAATTGAGGAATTGCATGCCAGTGAAGAAAAATACTGGGGTGCACTTGCACGGCATTACAGAGAAGCTGGAAATCGTGAGAAGTTTATCGAGTATGGCATAAAAGCAGGCAGAGCTGCGGCTAGAAGATTTGCAAATGCAGAGGCAATTGGACTATTGAATGAAGTAGTTGAGGCGATTGGTAACACACCAGAAGAGATGAACCTAAAGGGAGAAGTGTACTTGGATTTAGCGGAAGTACTAGAATTGGAGGGCAGATATAATGATGCACTTGAGATACTTGAAAGAAGAATAGAGGTAACACTGGACAGGCCAGCAGAGATTGGAAAAAATCACATAAAAAGAGCAGAAATTTACATTTGCAAAGGGGATTATGAAAGCGCGTTGATTGAGATAGAAAAGGGAGAGAAAAAGTTGCTTGAGGATAGCAATGCAGAATTGGAGCAGGCAATGGCATGGAGCACAAAGGGCTTGGTGTATGAGCGAAAAGGAGAATACAGAAAAGCGATTGAGAGTGAGGTAAAGGCTTCTAATGTATTTGAAAGGTTGAAGGCTGAGAAAGAAAATGGAAAGGCAATTCATAGAATGGGAACATGCTACTGGTATCTTGGAGATTATGAAAAGGCTTTGGAATTATTAACTGTTGCGCAGGCAATCCGTGAGAAAACAAAAGATTTAAGGGGTTTGGCATCAACATACAATAACATCGGAGTAATCTGTAACGATAAAGGGGATTATGAAAAGGCACTGGCATACCACACAAAGAGCTTAGAATTAAGGGAGAAAATTGGCGATGTTTGGGGCATCGCTCTCTCATACAATAACATTGGCGTCATATACCAAGACCAAGGTGACTATGAAGAGGCACTGGCCTATCACAGAAAGAGCTTAAAATTGAAGGAGAAAATCGGGGATTTGTGGGGCACTGCCATGTCCTACAACAACATTGGAATTATCTATCAGCACATGGGTGAAAACGAAAAAGCAATGGAATATCATCTCAAAAGCTTAGAGATTAATGAAAAAATTGGCGATGTTTGGAGTGCTGTTTTTTCCTCAGATTACATTGGAGATTGTTATTTTCAGCAAGGAGAGTATGGGAAGGCATTAGAACTCTACACAAAAGCTCTCCAACTTGCTTCTGAGATTGGTGATAGATCACTGGTCTGTCAGAACTTGATTAGAATTGGTGAGTGCAGACTGATATCTGGGGACATTAAGGCATGTGAAAAACATCTAGATGAGGCAAAGGAAATAGTCAGGACGCTAGGATTGAAAGATATTGAAGGTGCGTTTCTTAGAGTGTTAGGTAAACTTTTGGTGGTTGATGGAAAGGGAGAGGAAGGGATAGAAACATTATCAAAAGCGGTTGAAATTTACGAAAGTATTGGTAAACTGGATGTGGATTACCACAAGACCTTATTTGAGCTTGGGAAGCTGAGGAGAGATAAAGCGTTGCTTGAGAGAGCACTGGCTTTCTTTGAGAAGATTGGGAACAGGGTGTGGGCAGAAAGAGTTAGGGAGGAAATGGGAAAGTTGCAGTGAACATGCATACTGGTTTATTGTACATCACCTGCTCCAATCACTATCTTTATCTATCCCCGAACTAATGTTACAACAAATGCAGGGTATCAGGTTTGCGAGGAAGGAGCCAGACAAAAAATCCGTGCTTAAAACAATTGAGAATGAGGAGATAAAGCAATGGTTTTTTCAGACATTTGAGGACTTCACACCAGCCCAAAAATATGCACTTTACTACATCTCAAAGGCAAACAATGTGCTTATCACTTCACCAACCGGCTCTGGTAAAACCCTCAGTGCTTTTCTCTTTTCAATTGACCATCTGCTCACCCTTGCGAAGAAAAACGAGCTTGAGGATAGAATCTATGTACTCTACATCTCTCCGCTCAAAGCCCTGAACAACGACATCCAGAGAAATCTGGAGATTCCATTGAAGGAAATAAGCCAGCTCACACAATATGCCTCCAGAATCCGTGTTGGAGTAAGAACGAGCGACACACCAGCAGATGTGAAAGCCAAAATGCTCAGGAAACCACCTCATGTGCTCATCACAACACCAGAGAGCATTGCAATTGCCCTCAATGCCCCGAAATTTTCAGAGAAATTGCTGGGTCTGAAATGGATAATTGTGGACGAAATCCATGCACTGGCTGAAAACAAAAGGGGCGTGCATCTTTCGCTCTCACTGGAACGCCTCGTTCACAGAATGAAAAAAGAGCCAGTTAGAATAGGGCTCTCTGCCACAATACATCCACTTGAGGAGGTGGCAAAATTCCTCGTTGGCTTTGAAAACCCTGAGGAAAAGAAACCAAGAAACTGCGTAATTGTGGATGTTAATTTCGCAAAGAAAATGGACATCAGGGTGATTTCTCCAGTCTCTGATTTCATTTACACACCCTCTGAAGAACTGAGCAGAAAACTTTACAAGGCAGTGCTCGAGCACATAAAGAGCCATAGGACAACACTTGTTTTCACAAACACCAGAAGCGCTACTGAAAGAGTAGTTTTCCATCTGAAGCAGGAAATGGGCAATGGCCTGAGCGAGAACCTGGTTGATGACATCGGCGCCCACCACAGCTCCCTTTCCAGGGATGTGCGGCTCGAAGTGGAGGAGGGTCTCAAGAATGGAAAATACAGAGCAGTTGTGAGTTCAACGAGTTTAGAACTGGGAATTGACATCGGCTACATAGACCTCGTGCTTCTGCTCGGCTCACCCAAAAGTGCAACCAGGGGCGTGCAGAGAATCGGGAGAAGTGGACACAAGCTCCATGAAATCTCAAAAGGCAGAATAATTGTGCTGGACAGAGATGACCTTGTAGAATGTGCGGTGCTTGCGAAGTATGCAAGGGAGCGAAAACTGGAAAGAG is part of the Thermoplasmata archaeon genome and encodes:
- a CDS encoding tetratricopeptide repeat protein, coding for MKTERFPPAFVNRERELEIMKSAMERAREGKGSTILITGDVGVGKTRLAEKFVEICEDEGFVVLSSLCLGSNEPAYFPVLTVLENYAKKVREHTEEYVPLGLAGFQGLEVEERTPAGLAKERTRILEYLLRQFVEIARKQPVLFVIDDLHLADSATLAFFHYLARNVQSERIVVVATHVEEHASTDSIFAKTLRNMNIEKLYTLLRLENFGEKETVAVVEHFGFANSTEIGKYIYERTSGNPLFVIEFLEVIKEDRIQNIETIKRMGLPATVKNLIELRVSKLDERTRRVLVEIAILGKVCEYEVMKKFVDLSEGELLDAMDELMAQNFIIELGDGEEYKFVSSTVYDVVYGKLTSSRKRLMHQKAGKIIEELHASEEKYWGALARHYREAGNREKFIEYGIKAGRAAARRFANAEAIGLLNEVVEAIGNTPEEMNLKGEVYLDLAEVLELEGRYNDALEILERRIEVTLDRPAEIGKNHIKRAEIYICKGDYESALIEIEKGEKKLLEDSNAELEQAMAWSTKGLVYERKGEYRKAIESEVKASNVFERLKAEKENGKAIHRMGTCYWYLGDYEKALELLTVAQAIREKTKDLRGLASTYNNIGVICNDKGDYEKALAYHTKSLELREKIGDVWGIALSYNNIGVIYQDQGDYEEALAYHRKSLKLKEKIGDLWGTAMSYNNIGIIYQHMGENEKAMEYHLKSLEINEKIGDVWSAVFSSDYIGDCYFQQGEYGKALELYTKALQLASEIGDRSLVCQNLIRIGECRLISGDIKACEKHLDEAKEIVRTLGLKDIEGAFLRVLGKLLVVDGKGEEGIETLSKAVEIYESIGKLDVDYHKTLFELGKLRRDKALLERALAFFEKIGNRVWAERVREEMGKLQ